From the Accumulibacter sp. genome, one window contains:
- the yajC gene encoding preprotein translocase subunit YajC produces the protein MLISTAHAQQAASSDPTGGFMQLLPIILMFVVLYFLMIRPQMKRAKEHKAMVEALARGDEVVTGGGIAGRITKVGEQFISLEVAEGIEIQVQKPAVQLVLPKGSLKAL, from the coding sequence GTGCTGATCAGCACCGCCCACGCCCAACAGGCAGCTTCTTCCGACCCGACCGGCGGCTTCATGCAACTGCTGCCGATCATCCTGATGTTCGTCGTCCTCTACTTCCTGATGATCCGGCCACAGATGAAACGCGCCAAGGAACACAAGGCGATGGTCGAGGCGCTCGCCAGGGGCGACGAAGTCGTCACCGGCGGCGGCATCGCCGGCCGCATCACCAAGGTCGGCGAGCAGTTCATCAGTCTCGAAGTCGCCGAGGGCATCGAGATTCAGGTGCAGAAGCCGGCCGTGCAGCTGGTGCTGCCCAAAGGCTCGCTGAAAGCCCTCTGA